From a single Rutidosis leptorrhynchoides isolate AG116_Rl617_1_P2 chromosome 5, CSIRO_AGI_Rlap_v1, whole genome shotgun sequence genomic region:
- the LOC139850037 gene encoding uncharacterized mitochondrial protein AtMg01250-like: MDGVLIVNESLEFLKNKHIKSLLFKVDFEKAFDSLNWEFLDEMMFLMGFGIKWRKWIASCLGSASISVLVNGSPTKEFNLGRGVRQGDPLSPFLFIIVAEGLNWMAKSAVSNGLFCGVEIGNDKIPLSHLQYANDTIFFGKWSLENMENLMKLLKCFELSSRLKMNYNKSNLFGVGVDKEEVKDMTNVRF, from the coding sequence ATGGATGGTGTCTTGATTGTGAATGAGTCTCTTGAATTTTTGAAGAACAAACACATTAAGAGTTTGTTgtttaaagttgattttgaaaaggctTTTGATAGCCTTAATTGGGAATTTTTAGATGAAATGATGTTCTTGATGGGTTTTGGTATCAAATGGAGGAAATGGATTGCTTCATGTCTTGGTTCGGCCTCCATCTCGGTCTTAGTTAATGGATCTCCAACCAAAGAATTTAACCTTGGGAGAGGGGTTAGACAAGGCGATCCCCTCtctccttttcttttcattatcGTGGCGGAAGGTCTAAATTGGATGGCTAAATCGGCGGTTTCTAATGGTCTCTTTTGTGGTGTTGAAATTGGTAATGATAAAATTCCTTTATCTCACTTGCAATACGCGAATGATACCATTTTCTTTGGCAAGTGGAGTTTGGAGAATATGGAAAATCTAATGAAACTTTTGAAGTGTTTTGAACTAAGCTCCAGACTAAAAATGAATTATAATAAGAGCAATTTATTTGGTGTGGGTGTAGATAAAGAGGAGGTTAAAGATATGACAAATGTTCGGTTCTAA
- the LOC139850036 gene encoding uncharacterized protein — protein MRISDDGMKFSKIDRFLVDNTFLGLWDDLSVIALDRHLSDHCPLILRDKFIDFGPKPFKVFYEWFNYDEVDKVIMEAWSQPIRGSRKDCNFRDRLKNVKFALRDWSAIKFGGLDKEIDVLKKKFHSGS, from the coding sequence ATGCGTATTAGCGATGATGGCATGAAGTTTAGCAAGATAGATAGGTTCTTGGTTGATAATACTTTCCTTGGCCTTTGGGATGATCTTTCGGTAATTGCCTTAGATAGACATCTCTCGGATCATTGTCCTTTGATTTTAAGGGATAAGTTTATAGATTTTGGGCCGAAACCATTTAAAGTTTTCTACGAGTGGTTTAATTATGACGAGGTTGATAAGGTGATTATGGAGGCTTGGAGTCAACCTATTCGGGGATCGAGAAAGGACTGTAACTTTAGGGATAGACTTAAGAACGTTAAGTTTGCACTAAGGGATTGGAGTGCTATTAAATTTGGGGGTCTTGATAAGGAAATTGATGTGCTTAAAAAGAAGTTTCATAGTGGGAGTTAA